A genomic segment from Bradyrhizobium sp. CB1015 encodes:
- a CDS encoding acetyl-CoA C-acetyltransferase, whose translation MPEAFIYDHVRTPRGRGKADGALHEVTALALATVPLKALKDRNNLPEDSVDDVVLGVVDPVGEAGSDIARFAALKAGLGEAVPGVQISRFCASGLDAVNFAAAQIMSGQHELVIGGGAESMSRVGIGASGGAWPMDPSIAVPAYFMPQGVSADLIATKYGFSRDDVDAYAVQSQQRAAKAWDEGRFNKSVVPVKDINGLTILAKDEHMRPSTTMQSLAQLQPSFTMMAQMGGFDGVAIQSHPEIERVNYVHHAGNSSGIVDGAGAVLLGSKEAGAKYGMKPRAKIRAFANIGSEPAMMLTGPVDVTEKLFARSGMKKSDIDLFELNEAFASVVLRYIQAFDIDNAEINVNGGAIALGHPLGATGAMILGTVLDELERTNKSTALVTLCIGGGMGTATIIERV comes from the coding sequence ATGCCTGAGGCATTCATCTACGACCACGTTCGTACCCCGCGCGGCCGCGGCAAGGCGGACGGCGCGCTGCACGAAGTCACCGCGCTCGCGCTCGCGACCGTGCCGCTGAAGGCGCTGAAGGACCGCAACAACCTTCCTGAGGATTCGGTCGATGACGTCGTGCTCGGCGTGGTCGATCCGGTCGGCGAAGCCGGCTCCGACATCGCGCGCTTCGCCGCGCTGAAGGCTGGTCTCGGCGAAGCCGTGCCCGGCGTGCAGATCAGTCGCTTCTGCGCCTCCGGCCTCGATGCCGTGAACTTTGCCGCAGCGCAGATCATGAGCGGCCAGCATGAGCTGGTGATCGGCGGCGGCGCGGAATCGATGAGTCGCGTCGGCATCGGCGCCTCCGGCGGCGCCTGGCCGATGGATCCCTCGATCGCGGTGCCGGCCTATTTCATGCCGCAGGGCGTGTCGGCCGACCTGATCGCCACCAAGTACGGCTTCTCGCGCGACGACGTCGACGCCTACGCCGTGCAGAGCCAGCAGCGTGCGGCCAAGGCCTGGGACGAAGGCCGCTTCAACAAGTCCGTGGTGCCGGTGAAGGACATCAACGGTCTCACCATCCTCGCCAAGGACGAGCACATGCGCCCCTCGACGACGATGCAGTCGCTGGCGCAGCTGCAGCCGTCGTTCACGATGATGGCGCAGATGGGCGGCTTCGACGGCGTTGCGATCCAGTCCCATCCGGAGATCGAGCGCGTCAATTACGTGCATCATGCCGGCAATTCCTCGGGCATCGTCGACGGTGCCGGCGCCGTGCTGCTCGGCAGCAAGGAGGCGGGCGCGAAATACGGCATGAAGCCGCGTGCCAAAATTCGTGCCTTCGCCAACATCGGCTCGGAGCCTGCGATGATGCTGACCGGTCCGGTCGACGTCACCGAGAAGCTCTTTGCGCGCTCCGGCATGAAGAAGTCGGACATCGACCTGTTCGAGCTGAACGAGGCCTTCGCCTCCGTCGTGCTGCGCTACATCCAGGCCTTTGACATCGACAATGCCGAGATCAACGTCAATGGCGGCGCCATCGCGCTCGGCCATCCGCTGGGGGCGACCGGCGCGATGATCCTCGGCACCGTGCTCGACGAGCTCGAGCGCACCAACAAGTCGACCGCCCTCGTCACGCTGTGCATCGGCGGCGGCATGGGCACCGCGACCATCATCGAGCGCGTCTAA
- a CDS encoding glutamate--cysteine ligase produces the protein MARDQIDMTPLQSRDELVAWFEAGCKDPSEFRMGTEHEKTPFTLDGHRPVPYEGARGIGALLEGMKLLLGWEPIMEQGNIIGLYDVTGGGAISLEPGGQFELSGAPVENVHQTQSELMAHLAQVREIATPLGIGFLGLGMTPSWSRADIPVMPKGRYKIMTNYMPKVGQYGLDMMYRTCTVQTNLDFSSEADMVKKLRVSLALQPIATALFANSPFTEGKPNGFLSFRSEIWRDTDNARSGMMPWAFEDGMGFERYVDYALDVPMYFVKRGEEYIDVSGSSFRAFFDGRNNNLPGERPTLSDWANHLSTIFPEVRLKRYLEMRGSDGGPWGRLPALPAFWVGLLYDDASLDAAWDLVKHWTSHERQALRDDVPRMGFKARIKDRYLFEIAKECLILAHAGLRRRGRIDQLGRDETRHLEPLDRIIDSGRTPAEEMLDKFNGPWKGSVEPAYAEYAF, from the coding sequence ATGGCGCGAGACCAGATCGACATGACGCCGCTGCAATCACGCGACGAGCTCGTCGCGTGGTTCGAGGCCGGCTGCAAGGACCCGTCCGAATTCCGCATGGGTACCGAGCACGAGAAGACGCCGTTCACGCTCGACGGCCATCGTCCGGTGCCGTACGAGGGCGCGCGCGGCATCGGCGCGTTGCTCGAAGGCATGAAGCTCCTGCTCGGCTGGGAGCCGATCATGGAGCAGGGCAACATCATCGGCCTCTACGACGTCACCGGCGGCGGCGCGATCTCGCTCGAGCCCGGCGGACAGTTCGAGCTCTCCGGCGCGCCGGTCGAGAACGTGCACCAGACCCAGAGCGAGCTGATGGCGCACTTGGCGCAGGTGCGCGAGATCGCGACGCCGCTCGGCATCGGCTTCCTCGGGCTCGGCATGACGCCGTCCTGGTCGCGCGCCGACATCCCGGTCATGCCCAAGGGCCGCTACAAGATCATGACCAATTACATGCCGAAGGTCGGCCAATACGGCCTCGACATGATGTACCGGACCTGCACGGTGCAGACCAATCTCGACTTCTCCTCCGAAGCCGACATGGTCAAGAAGCTGCGCGTCTCGCTCGCGCTTCAGCCGATCGCAACTGCGCTGTTCGCTAATTCGCCCTTCACCGAAGGCAAGCCGAACGGCTTCCTCTCCTTCCGCTCCGAAATCTGGCGCGACACCGACAATGCCCGTTCGGGCATGATGCCGTGGGCATTCGAGGACGGCATGGGGTTCGAGCGCTATGTCGATTACGCGCTGGACGTGCCCATGTATTTCGTCAAGCGCGGCGAGGAATATATCGACGTCTCGGGCTCCTCGTTCCGCGCCTTCTTCGACGGCCGCAACAACAACCTTCCCGGCGAGCGTCCGACCTTGTCGGACTGGGCCAACCACCTCTCGACGATCTTCCCCGAAGTGCGGCTGAAGCGCTATCTCGAGATGCGCGGCTCCGACGGCGGCCCGTGGGGCCGCTTGCCGGCGCTGCCGGCGTTCTGGGTCGGGCTGCTCTATGACGACGCTTCGCTCGATGCCGCCTGGGACCTGGTGAAGCACTGGACCTCGCACGAACGCCAGGCCCTGCGCGACGACGTGCCGCGCATGGGCTTCAAGGCGCGGATCAAGGACCGCTATCTGTTCGAGATCGCCAAGGAGTGCCTGATTTTGGCACATGCCGGCCTGCGCCGGCGCGGCCGGATCGACCAGCTCGGCCGCGACGAAACGCGGCATCTCGAGCCGCTCGATCGCATCATCGATTCTGGCCGGACGCCGGCCGAGGAAATGCTGGATAAATTCAACGGTCCCTGGAAGGGTTCGGTGGAACCGGCCTACGCCGAATACGCGTTCTAG
- the lepB gene encoding signal peptidase I, whose protein sequence is MSIEKATVTPKRKSSGWGGQLVQLAGIVAAVFIAKGALAEPFYVPSGSMEPTLLIGDALLASKFPYGYGTSSLPIQISLPESGRVFAEMPKLGDVVVFRWPGDRSQAWVKRVVGLPGDRIQMRQGQLFINDRPAELKPDGVGAAEDDHGGSEPAYRYVETLPNGVSHLIFKMRDSGPLDNTSEVTVPAGHLFVLGDNRDNSADSRVPLRSGGVGLLPIDNLIGRADAVVGSWDLGMRSQPVWTWLSGFRLARFFTAVH, encoded by the coding sequence ATGAGCATCGAGAAGGCAACGGTCACCCCGAAGCGGAAAAGCAGCGGCTGGGGTGGCCAACTCGTGCAGCTCGCCGGCATCGTCGCCGCGGTCTTCATCGCCAAGGGCGCGCTCGCCGAGCCGTTCTACGTGCCGTCGGGCTCGATGGAGCCGACGCTTCTGATCGGCGATGCGCTGCTCGCCTCGAAATTCCCCTATGGCTACGGCACCTCGTCGCTGCCGATTCAGATCAGCCTGCCCGAGAGCGGCCGCGTGTTCGCGGAGATGCCGAAGCTCGGCGACGTCGTCGTGTTCCGCTGGCCCGGCGATCGCTCGCAGGCCTGGGTCAAGCGCGTCGTAGGGCTGCCCGGCGACCGCATCCAGATGCGGCAGGGCCAGCTCTTCATCAACGACCGTCCCGCCGAGTTGAAGCCCGATGGCGTCGGCGCCGCCGAGGACGACCATGGCGGCAGCGAGCCCGCCTATCGCTATGTCGAGACGCTGCCGAACGGCGTCTCGCATCTGATCTTCAAGATGCGCGACAGCGGTCCGCTCGACAACACGTCCGAGGTGACGGTGCCGGCCGGGCACCTGTTTGTGCTCGGCGACAACCGCGACAATTCGGCCGACAGCCGCGTGCCGCTGCGCTCCGGCGGCGTCGGCCTGTTGCCGATCGACAATCTGATCGGCCGTGCGGACGCAGTGGTCGGCTCCTGGGATCTCGGCATGCGTAGCCAGCCGGTGTGGACCTGGCTGTCCGGATTCAGGCTGGCGCGGTTCTTCACCGCCGTGCATTGA
- a CDS encoding FAD-dependent oxidoreductase: protein MSYKNFKVETDSDGIALVTWDIPGRSMNVLDETSTNELEAIVKATTADAAVKGVIITSAKEAFCAGADLSMLEGMNQAYAKVFKEQGETAANQMLFDQSRRFSQVLRGIETSGKPWAAAINGLALGGGFEITLCCHYRVAAENPKTRLGLPEVKVGLFPGAGGTQRVPRLVPPQDAMTILLKGDPVTVDKAKALNLIHAIVPAADLIKAAKDWIKGGGKAVAPWDEKGFKLPGGPVFSKAGMMMFPAGNAIYRRETYDNYPAARAIMSCVYEGLQLPIDAALRVESRYFTSVLRSKEAAAMIRSLFLSMQELNKGARRPKDVPPTKVKKIAVIGAGFMGASVGYVSARAGLDVVLIDRDQESADKGKAHAQKVIEEQIKKGRAKPADAEVLLARITPTADYAALKDVDLVIEAVFEDRKVKAETFAKAQAYLKPDVIFASNTSTLPITSLAESFKDQGKFIGIHFFSPVEKMMLVEIILGKNTGDVALATALDYVRQIGKTPIVVNDSRGFFANRCVGRYVAEGNEMFLEGVPPAMIENCAKMAGMPVGPLSLSDEVALDLGLKIMKATEADLGPNAINPEQKKLMVEMVEKQGRLGRKNSKGFYDYPEKGKGQKSLWPGLSALQPKQLDPDTLDVEELKQRFLVVQAVEAARTVEDHVITDPREADVGSILGFGFAPFTGGTLSYIDFMGPKKFVELCHKLEAKYGSRFTPPKLLEEMAAKGETFYGRFAPKKAAA, encoded by the coding sequence ATGTCGTACAAGAACTTCAAGGTTGAGACCGATTCCGACGGCATCGCGCTCGTCACCTGGGACATCCCGGGCCGTTCCATGAATGTGCTCGACGAGACCTCGACCAACGAGCTCGAGGCGATCGTCAAGGCGACCACGGCGGATGCCGCAGTGAAGGGCGTCATCATCACCTCGGCCAAGGAAGCGTTCTGCGCCGGCGCCGACCTCTCCATGCTCGAAGGCATGAACCAGGCCTATGCGAAGGTTTTCAAGGAGCAGGGCGAGACCGCGGCGAACCAGATGCTGTTCGACCAGAGCCGCCGCTTCTCGCAGGTGCTGCGCGGAATCGAAACCTCGGGCAAGCCGTGGGCGGCGGCGATCAACGGCCTCGCGCTCGGCGGCGGCTTCGAGATCACGCTGTGCTGCCACTATCGCGTCGCGGCGGAGAATCCCAAGACGCGCCTCGGCCTGCCCGAGGTCAAGGTCGGCCTGTTCCCCGGCGCCGGCGGCACGCAGCGCGTGCCGCGCCTGGTGCCGCCGCAGGACGCCATGACGATCCTGCTCAAGGGCGATCCTGTCACGGTCGACAAGGCCAAGGCGCTGAACCTGATCCACGCCATCGTTCCCGCCGCCGATCTCATCAAGGCGGCGAAGGACTGGATCAAGGGCGGCGGCAAGGCCGTCGCGCCGTGGGACGAGAAGGGCTTCAAGCTGCCGGGCGGCCCGGTGTTCTCCAAGGCCGGCATGATGATGTTCCCGGCCGGCAACGCGATCTATCGCCGTGAGACCTACGACAATTACCCGGCCGCGCGCGCGATCATGAGCTGCGTCTATGAGGGCTTGCAGCTGCCGATCGACGCGGCGCTGCGGGTGGAGTCGCGCTACTTCACCTCGGTGCTGCGCTCGAAGGAAGCGGCCGCGATGATCCGCAGCCTGTTCCTGTCGATGCAGGAGCTCAACAAGGGCGCGCGCCGTCCAAAGGACGTGCCGCCGACCAAGGTGAAGAAGATCGCCGTGATCGGCGCCGGCTTCATGGGCGCAAGCGTCGGCTACGTCTCGGCCCGCGCCGGCCTCGACGTCGTCCTGATCGACCGCGACCAGGAGAGCGCCGACAAGGGCAAGGCGCATGCGCAGAAGGTGATCGAGGAGCAGATCAAGAAGGGCCGGGCCAAGCCTGCGGACGCCGAAGTGCTGCTCGCGCGCATCACGCCGACCGCGGACTACGCGGCGCTGAAGGACGTCGACCTCGTCATCGAGGCCGTGTTCGAGGACCGCAAGGTCAAGGCGGAGACCTTCGCGAAAGCGCAAGCCTATCTGAAGCCCGACGTGATCTTCGCCTCCAACACCTCGACGCTGCCGATCACTTCGCTGGCCGAGAGCTTCAAGGATCAGGGCAAGTTCATCGGCATCCACTTCTTCTCGCCGGTCGAGAAGATGATGCTGGTCGAGATCATCCTCGGCAAGAACACCGGCGATGTCGCGCTCGCGACCGCGCTCGACTATGTCCGCCAGATCGGCAAGACGCCGATCGTGGTCAACGACTCCCGCGGCTTCTTCGCCAATCGCTGCGTCGGCCGCTATGTCGCCGAAGGCAACGAGATGTTCCTCGAGGGCGTGCCGCCGGCGATGATCGAGAACTGCGCCAAGATGGCCGGCATGCCGGTCGGCCCGCTCTCGCTCTCGGACGAGGTCGCGCTCGATCTCGGCCTGAAGATCATGAAGGCGACCGAAGCCGATCTCGGCCCCAACGCCATCAATCCCGAGCAGAAGAAGCTGATGGTGGAGATGGTCGAGAAGCAGGGCCGTCTCGGCCGCAAGAACAGCAAGGGCTTCTACGATTACCCCGAGAAGGGCAAGGGCCAGAAGAGCCTGTGGCCGGGTCTCTCGGCCTTGCAGCCGAAGCAGCTCGACCCCGACACGCTCGACGTCGAGGAGCTGAAGCAGCGCTTCCTGGTGGTGCAGGCGGTGGAGGCGGCGCGCACGGTCGAGGACCACGTCATCACCGATCCGCGCGAAGCCGATGTCGGCTCGATCCTCGGCTTCGGCTTCGCGCCGTTCACCGGCGGCACGCTGTCCTATATCGACTTCATGGGACCTAAGAAGTTCGTCGAGCTCTGCCACAAGCTCGAGGCGAAGTACGGCTCGCGCTTCACCCCGCCCAAGCTGCTGGAGGAGATGGCGGCGAAGGGTGAGACCTTCTACGGCCGCTTCGCGCCGAAGAAGGCGGCGGCCTAA
- a CDS encoding PAN domain-containing protein — MGKGRLSGAVMASAAACVTLLSLAFASVPAPAQTAFDRPGGDYFSTPVTSGDPEDCALLCERDRRCRSWSFNYPDVEGGSAVCWLKNTVPTRVPGSCCISGVRGAGVIEPRVEGVETSIDRPGGDLRNFELKDGESVEACKAACTADNKCRAFTYARPGYTGREARCFLKKEIKPPRRKAGFTSGVVR, encoded by the coding sequence ATGGGGAAGGGCCGCCTGTCCGGGGCCGTCATGGCCAGCGCCGCGGCATGTGTCACGCTGCTTTCGCTTGCATTTGCGAGCGTGCCGGCGCCTGCCCAGACCGCCTTCGACCGGCCGGGCGGCGACTATTTCAGTACGCCCGTCACCTCTGGCGATCCCGAGGATTGCGCGCTGCTGTGCGAGCGCGATCGCCGCTGCCGCTCCTGGAGCTTCAACTATCCCGACGTCGAAGGCGGCTCGGCGGTGTGCTGGCTGAAGAACACCGTGCCGACGCGCGTGCCGGGAAGTTGCTGTATCTCCGGGGTGCGTGGCGCCGGCGTGATCGAGCCGCGCGTCGAGGGCGTCGAGACGTCGATCGACCGCCCCGGCGGCGACTTGCGCAATTTCGAGCTCAAGGACGGCGAAAGCGTCGAGGCCTGCAAGGCCGCCTGCACCGCCGACAACAAATGCCGCGCCTTCACCTATGCCCGCCCCGGCTACACCGGCCGTGAGGCGCGCTGCTTCCTGAAGAAGGAAATCAAGCCGCCGCGAAGGAAGGCGGGGTTCACGTCGGGCGTGGTGCGGTAG
- the tldD gene encoding metalloprotease TldD, translated as MTNPATTSLLDRANLDRDQVRHEVARGLSGADDGELFLEYSQTEALMFDNGRLKQATYDTSQGFGLRAVKDDAVGYAHSSDVSLPALIRAADAVAAVRGGYSGSFAAPPPHTNVRLYGDDNPLDAPGFETKVKLLAEIDAYLRDKDPRVRQVSVSLGATWQVVEILRPDGESYRDIRPLVRVNISVVAGQGDRQESGSKGYGGRAGYAEFIETRSWREAADGALREALVNLESVPAPAGEMDVVLGAGWPGVMLHEAVGHGLEGDFNRKKTSAFAGLMGQQVAAKGVTVVDDGTIASRRGSLSIDDEGTPTNRTVLIEDGILVGYMQDRQNARLMNMKPTGNGRRQGYAHVPMPRMTNTYMLAGDRDPAEIIASVKNGVFAANFGGGQVDITSGKYVFQCTEAYKIENGKIGAPLKGAMLIGNGPTDLHRIRMIGNDLALDTGIGTCGKNGQGVPVGVGQPSLLMERITVGGTGA; from the coding sequence ATGACCAATCCTGCCACGACCTCCCTGCTCGACCGTGCCAATCTCGACCGCGACCAGGTTCGCCACGAGGTCGCGCGCGGGCTTTCCGGCGCTGACGACGGCGAACTGTTCCTGGAATACAGCCAGACCGAAGCGCTGATGTTCGACAACGGGCGGCTGAAGCAGGCGACCTATGACACCTCGCAAGGTTTTGGCTTGCGGGCGGTCAAGGATGATGCGGTCGGCTACGCGCATTCCTCGGACGTGTCGCTGCCGGCGCTGATTCGCGCCGCCGATGCCGTCGCCGCCGTGCGCGGCGGTTACTCCGGCAGCTTTGCCGCTCCGCCACCACACACCAATGTGCGGCTCTATGGCGACGACAATCCGCTCGATGCGCCGGGCTTCGAGACCAAGGTCAAGCTGCTCGCCGAGATCGACGCTTACCTGCGCGACAAGGATCCGCGGGTGCGGCAGGTCAGCGTCAGCCTGGGCGCGACCTGGCAGGTCGTCGAGATCCTGCGGCCCGACGGCGAGAGCTATCGCGACATCCGTCCGCTGGTGCGCGTCAACATCTCCGTCGTCGCCGGCCAGGGTGATCGCCAGGAGAGCGGCAGCAAGGGCTATGGCGGCCGCGCCGGCTACGCCGAATTCATCGAGACGAGGTCCTGGCGCGAGGCCGCCGACGGCGCGCTGCGCGAGGCGCTGGTCAATCTGGAATCGGTTCCGGCCCCGGCCGGCGAGATGGACGTCGTGCTGGGCGCCGGCTGGCCCGGCGTGATGCTGCATGAAGCGGTGGGCCATGGCCTCGAGGGCGACTTCAACCGCAAGAAGACCTCGGCATTTGCCGGCCTGATGGGCCAGCAGGTCGCGGCCAAGGGCGTCACCGTGGTCGACGACGGCACGATCGCCTCAAGGCGTGGCTCGCTGTCGATCGACGACGAGGGCACGCCGACCAATCGCACCGTGCTGATCGAGGACGGCATCCTGGTCGGCTACATGCAGGACCGCCAGAACGCACGACTGATGAACATGAAGCCGACCGGCAACGGCCGCCGCCAGGGTTATGCCCATGTGCCGATGCCGCGCATGACCAACACCTACATGCTCGCGGGCGACCGCGACCCGGCCGAGATCATCGCCTCGGTGAAGAACGGCGTGTTCGCCGCGAATTTTGGCGGCGGCCAGGTCGACATCACCTCGGGCAAGTACGTGTTCCAGTGCACCGAGGCCTACAAGATCGAGAATGGCAAGATCGGAGCGCCCCTGAAAGGCGCCATGCTGATCGGCAACGGGCCGACCGACCTGCATCGCATCCGCATGATCGGCAACGACCTTGCGCTCGATACCGGCATCGGCACCTGCGGCAAGAACGGCCAGGGCGTGCCTGTCGGCGTCGGCCAGCCGTCGCTGCTGATGGAGCGCATCACGGTGGGTGGAACGGGCGCATGA
- a CDS encoding nucleotidyltransferase family protein, with translation MSKDEFLALALRNPVNAAILDELHRLALPDAWLVSGCLVQTVWNVLTGRPIDHGIADYDVFYFDPDTSWEAEDAVIRDVSDRLGHLGVKVETRNQARVHLWYPGKHGLPYPPLGRTTDGIDRFLTQNTQVGVRCANNGYEIYAPHGFDDIAALIARPNPGPNFSTANYEAKAKRWKALWPEITVIAAE, from the coding sequence GTGAGCAAGGACGAATTCCTCGCGCTCGCCTTACGCAATCCGGTGAACGCCGCGATCCTTGACGAGCTGCACCGGCTTGCGCTGCCGGATGCGTGGCTGGTGTCGGGATGCCTGGTGCAGACGGTTTGGAACGTGCTCACGGGGCGCCCGATCGATCATGGCATCGCCGATTACGACGTGTTCTATTTCGATCCCGACACATCGTGGGAGGCCGAGGATGCGGTGATCCGGGATGTATCTGACCGGCTCGGTCATCTCGGCGTCAAGGTCGAGACCCGCAACCAGGCGCGCGTGCATCTTTGGTATCCCGGCAAGCACGGCCTGCCCTATCCGCCCCTTGGTCGTACGACCGACGGCATCGACCGCTTCCTCACGCAGAACACGCAGGTCGGCGTGAGATGCGCAAACAATGGCTACGAGATCTACGCCCCGCACGGGTTTGACGACATTGCGGCACTGATCGCGCGGCCAAATCCAGGACCGAATTTTTCCACGGCGAACTACGAAGCGAAGGCGAAGCGCTGGAAGGCGCTGTGGCCGGAGATCACGGTGATCGCGGCGGAGTGA
- a CDS encoding MarR family winged helix-turn-helix transcriptional regulator, whose product MKRKPSTEATAAWIRLMRVQSRVLDCVEQDLKKAGFPPLAWYDALLELSRAPSGELRPVELERQMLIPQYSTSRLIDRLVDEGLASRRECKIDKRGQFVEITEAGRELQKRMWGAYSAAIEKYVGSKLSDADAVKLSNLLDRLGCSCGEMKLPPVAANESMPSR is encoded by the coding sequence ATGAAACGCAAACCATCGACCGAGGCAACCGCCGCCTGGATCCGCCTGATGCGGGTGCAGAGCCGCGTGCTCGATTGCGTCGAGCAGGACTTGAAGAAGGCCGGCTTCCCACCGCTGGCCTGGTATGACGCACTGCTCGAACTGTCGCGGGCGCCCTCGGGCGAGCTGCGGCCGGTCGAGCTGGAGCGGCAGATGCTGATCCCGCAATATTCGACCTCGCGGCTGATCGACCGCCTGGTCGACGAGGGCCTCGCCTCGCGGCGCGAATGCAAGATCGACAAGCGCGGCCAGTTCGTCGAGATCACGGAAGCCGGTCGCGAGCTGCAGAAGCGGATGTGGGGCGCCTATTCGGCCGCAATCGAGAAATATGTCGGTTCGAAGCTGTCGGACGCCGACGCCGTCAAGCTCAGCAATCTGCTCGACCGCCTGGGCTGCTCCTGCGGCGAGATGAAACTGCCGCCCGTCGCCGCCAACGAAAGCATGCCGTCGCGATGA
- a CDS encoding invasion associated locus B family protein, whose translation MGLSRSMARPANGLPALAALVAAIVPLALPGLAHAQGAVRSVHGDWQIRCDTPPGAQTEQCALIQSVVAEDRSNAGLTVIVLKTADQKSRLMRVVAPLGVLLPSGLGLKLDNQDVGRAGFVRCLPNGCVAEVVLEDKLLGQLRSAKTATFIIFETPEEGIGFPLSLNGLGEGYDKLP comes from the coding sequence ATGGGGCTTTCGAGATCGATGGCAAGGCCGGCGAACGGCCTCCCGGCGCTCGCCGCCCTCGTGGCTGCGATCGTCCCGCTGGCGCTTCCGGGGCTTGCCCATGCGCAGGGCGCGGTGCGCTCCGTTCATGGCGACTGGCAGATCCGCTGCGACACCCCGCCGGGCGCGCAGACCGAGCAATGCGCCCTGATCCAGAGCGTGGTGGCCGAAGACCGCTCCAATGCCGGGCTGACGGTGATCGTACTCAAGACCGCCGACCAGAAGAGCCGGCTGATGCGCGTGGTAGCCCCGCTCGGGGTCCTGTTGCCCTCCGGCCTCGGGCTCAAGCTCGACAATCAGGACGTCGGCCGCGCCGGCTTCGTCCGCTGCCTGCCCAACGGCTGCGTCGCCGAGGTCGTGCTGGAGGACAAGCTGCTCGGCCAGCTCCGCAGCGCCAAGACCGCGACCTTCATCATCTTCGAGACCCCCGAAGAAGGCATCGGCTTCCCGCTCAGCCTGAACGGGCTCGGCGAGGGTTATGACAAGCTGCCGTAG